The following proteins come from a genomic window of Streptococcus oralis:
- the dltB gene encoding D-alanyl-lipoteichoic acid biosynthesis protein DltB, which yields MMELYKQLPHLEPYGNLYYFLYVIAATLPIFIGLFFKKRFAWYEVLVSLFFIVTMLVGGKTDQISALILYVIWQVLLVFFYKRYRKRRDSKWIFYLVSFLSLLPIVFVKVSPAIHGPQSLFGFLGISYLTFRAVGVIVELRDGVIKDLTIWQFLRFLLFMPTFSSGPIDRFKRFNENYETIPERDELMDMLEEAVKYIMLGFLYKFILAHILGETLLPPLKNLALQTGGFFNHYALAVMYTFGLELFFDFAGYSMFALAISNLMGIHSPINFNKPFLSRDLKEFWNRWHMSLSFWFRDFVFMRMVMVLTRKKVFKNRNVTSSVAYILNMLIMGFWHGVTWYYIAYGLFHGIGLVINDAWVRKKKALNKERKKAGKASLPENRWIQLLGMVVTFHVVMVSFLIFSGFLNDLWFKK from the coding sequence ATGATGGAGCTTTACAAACAGCTACCTCATTTGGAACCTTATGGCAATCTTTATTATTTTTTGTATGTGATTGCTGCGACTCTACCGATATTTATCGGGCTCTTTTTCAAGAAACGTTTTGCCTGGTACGAGGTACTGGTTAGTCTCTTCTTTATCGTCACCATGTTGGTAGGTGGAAAGACCGATCAAATAAGTGCTCTTATCCTTTATGTTATCTGGCAAGTACTGCTTGTATTTTTCTACAAAAGGTACAGGAAACGACGGGATAGTAAATGGATATTTTATCTAGTTAGCTTTTTATCCCTATTGCCTATCGTCTTTGTGAAAGTATCTCCTGCTATTCATGGTCCTCAATCTTTGTTTGGATTTTTAGGGATTTCTTACTTAACCTTTCGTGCAGTTGGGGTTATCGTTGAGTTGAGAGACGGTGTCATCAAGGATTTAACGATTTGGCAATTCTTACGTTTTCTTCTTTTTATGCCGACTTTCTCAAGTGGTCCCATTGATCGTTTTAAACGTTTCAATGAAAATTACGAGACCATTCCTGAGCGGGATGAGCTGATGGATATGCTAGAAGAGGCTGTCAAGTATATCATGCTTGGCTTCCTCTACAAGTTTATCTTGGCGCATATTTTAGGAGAGACATTATTGCCTCCGCTGAAAAATTTGGCCTTGCAGACAGGCGGTTTCTTTAATCATTATGCTCTGGCGGTGATGTATACCTTTGGTCTAGAATTGTTCTTTGACTTTGCGGGCTACTCTATGTTTGCCTTAGCCATCTCCAATTTGATGGGGATTCATAGTCCCATCAACTTTAACAAGCCCTTTTTATCAAGGGATTTAAAGGAATTTTGGAATCGCTGGCACATGAGTCTGTCTTTCTGGTTCCGTGACTTTGTCTTTATGCGGATGGTGATGGTGTTGACCAGAAAGAAGGTCTTTAAAAATCGCAATGTGACCTCAAGTGTAGCCTATATTCTCAATATGCTGATTATGGGATTCTGGCATGGAGTGACCTGGTACTACATCGCCTATGGACTTTTTCATGGGATTGGGCTGGTTATCAATGACGCTTGGGTTCGTAAGAAAAAAGCGCTCAATAAAGAACGGAAAAAAGCTGGGAAGGCTTCCTTACCTGAGAATCGCTGGATTCAGTTGCTTGGCATGGTTGTCACCTTCCATGTCGTGATGGTTTCATTCTTAATCTTTTCTGGATTTTTGAATGATTTGTGGTTTAAAAAATAA
- a CDS encoding helix-turn-helix domain-containing protein produces the protein MYLGDLMEKAEFGQFLVLSFLLQESQTTVKAVMEETGFSKATLTKYISLINENALERGLELTIHLEDENLRLSIGAATKGREIRSLFLDNAIKYQILVYLLYHQQFLAHQLAQELMISEATLGRHLASLNQILSEFDLSIQNGRWRGPEHQIRYFYFCLFRKVWSSQEWEGHMQKQERRQEIATLEEICGASLSSGQKLDLVLWAHISQQRLRVNACQFQVIEEKMQGYYDNIFYLRLLRKAPSFFAGQHIPLGTEDGEMMIFFSFLLSHRILPLHTMEYILGFGGQLADLLTQLIQEMKKEKLLGDYTEDHVTYELSQLCGQVYLYKGYILQDQYRYQTENRHPYLLMEHDFRGTAERIFHILPAFHQGTDLDKKILWEWLQLIEYMAENGGQHMRIGLDLTSGFLVFSRMAAILKRYLEYNRFITIEAYDPSRHYDLLITNNPIHKKEQTPVYYLKNDLDMEDLAKIRQMLFA, from the coding sequence ATGTATTTAGGTGATTTGATGGAAAAAGCCGAATTTGGTCAATTTTTAGTCCTTTCCTTTTTATTACAAGAGTCTCAGACGACCGTCAAGGCTGTAATGGAGGAAACAGGTTTTTCAAAGGCGACCTTAACCAAGTATATCTCTCTGATTAACGAAAATGCCTTGGAAAGAGGGTTAGAGCTGACCATCCACTTGGAAGATGAAAATCTGCGTTTGTCGATTGGTGCAGCTACCAAGGGGAGAGAGATTCGGAGCTTGTTTCTAGACAATGCCATTAAGTACCAAATTTTGGTTTACCTTCTCTATCACCAACAGTTTCTAGCTCATCAGTTGGCTCAAGAATTGATGATTAGCGAGGCCACGCTTGGTCGCCATTTGGCTAGTTTAAATCAGATTTTGTCAGAATTTGATTTATCTATTCAAAATGGACGTTGGCGAGGTCCAGAGCATCAGATTCGCTATTTCTATTTCTGTCTTTTCCGCAAGGTTTGGTCGAGTCAGGAATGGGAAGGTCACATGCAGAAGCAAGAGAGAAGGCAAGAGATTGCCACACTAGAAGAAATCTGCGGTGCTAGCTTGTCTTCGGGTCAGAAATTGGACTTGGTTCTCTGGGCTCATATCAGTCAACAGCGTCTTCGGGTCAATGCCTGTCAGTTTCAAGTCATAGAAGAAAAAATGCAGGGGTATTATGACAATATTTTCTACCTTCGTTTGCTGAGAAAGGCTCCGTCCTTTTTTGCTGGGCAACATATCCCTCTAGGAACTGAGGATGGTGAGATGATGATTTTCTTTTCATTTCTCCTTTCCCATCGTATCTTGCCCCTTCATACTATGGAGTATATCCTTGGTTTTGGAGGGCAATTAGCCGATTTGCTGACGCAATTGATTCAAGAAATGAAGAAGGAGAAGTTGCTGGGGGACTACACAGAGGACCATGTCACCTATGAACTCAGCCAGCTCTGTGGTCAAGTTTATCTATACAAGGGCTATATTTTACAAGATCAGTACAGATACCAGACAGAGAATCGCCATCCCTATTTGCTGATGGAACATGATTTTAGAGGGACTGCAGAGAGAATTTTTCATATCTTGCCAGCCTTTCATCAGGGGACCGACCTGGATAAGAAAATTCTCTGGGAATGGCTTCAGTTGATAGAGTATATGGCAGAAAATGGTGGTCAACATATGAGGATAGGTCTGGATTTGACATCTGGTTTCCTTGTCTTTTCTAGGATGGCTGCCATTTTGAAACGGTATTTGGAATACAATCGTTTCATTACCATAGAAGCCTATGATCCTAGTCGACATTATGATTTGTTAATTACCAACAACCCGATTCATAAGAAGGAACAAACACCAGTTTATTATTTAAAAAATGATTTGGATATGGAGGATTTGGCGAAGATTCGTCAGATGCTCTTTGCTTAA
- the glpK gene encoding glycerol kinase GlpK, translated as MSQEKYIMAIDQGTTSSRAIIFNKKGEKVSSSQKEFTQIFPQAGWVEHNANEIWNSVQSVIAGAFIESGVKPSQIEAIGITNQRETTVVWDKKTGLPIYHAIVWQSRQTAPLAEQLKSQGYVEKFHEKTGLIIDAYFSATKVRWILDHVEGAQERAEKGELLFGTIDTWLVWKLTDGAAHVTDYSNAARTMLYNIKELKWDDEILEILNIPKAMLPEVRSNSEIYGKTAPFHFYGGEVPISGMAGDQQAALFGQLAFEPGMVKNTYGTGSFIIMNTGEEMQLSENNLLTTIGYGINGKVYYALEGSIFIAGSAIQWLRDGLRMVENSPESEKYALNSHNNDEVYVVPAFTGLGAPYWNQNARGSVFGLTRGTSKEDFIKATLQSIAYQVRDIIDTMQVDAQTAIQVLKVDGGAAMNNFLMQFQADILGIDIARAKNLETTALGAAFLAGLAVGYWKDLDELKLLNETGELFEPSMNESRKKQLYKGWKKAVKATQVFAEIDD; from the coding sequence ATGTCACAAGAAAAATACATCATGGCTATTGACCAAGGAACGACCAGTTCTCGTGCCATCATTTTTAACAAAAAAGGAGAAAAGGTCAGCTCTAGTCAAAAAGAGTTCACTCAGATTTTCCCTCAAGCAGGTTGGGTAGAACACAATGCCAATGAAATTTGGAACTCCGTCCAGTCTGTTATTGCTGGTGCTTTCATCGAAAGTGGTGTGAAACCAAGTCAAATCGAGGCCATCGGGATTACCAACCAGCGTGAAACAACTGTCGTCTGGGATAAGAAAACAGGGCTCCCTATCTACCACGCTATCGTTTGGCAATCACGTCAGACAGCACCTTTGGCTGAGCAACTAAAAAGCCAAGGTTATGTGGAAAAATTTCATGAAAAGACTGGTTTGATCATCGATGCTTATTTCTCAGCTACCAAGGTTCGTTGGATTTTGGACCATGTAGAAGGCGCTCAAGAGCGAGCTGAAAAAGGAGAATTGCTCTTTGGGACCATTGATACTTGGTTGGTTTGGAAATTGACTGACGGTGCGGCTCACGTGACGGACTACTCCAATGCGGCTCGTACCATGCTTTATAACATTAAAGAACTCAAATGGGATGACGAGATTTTGGAAATCCTTAACATTCCTAAGGCTATGCTTCCAGAAGTTCGTTCTAACTCTGAAATCTATGGAAAGACAGCTCCATTCCATTTCTATGGTGGAGAAGTGCCAATCTCAGGTATGGCTGGGGACCAACAGGCAGCCCTCTTTGGTCAGTTGGCCTTTGAACCAGGTATGGTCAAAAATACTTATGGAACAGGTTCTTTCATCATTATGAACACTGGTGAAGAGATGCAGTTGTCTGAAAACAACCTTTTGACAACGATTGGTTACGGAATCAACGGCAAGGTTTACTATGCCTTAGAAGGTTCTATCTTCATCGCAGGAAGTGCCATTCAGTGGCTTCGTGATGGACTTCGCATGGTTGAAAATTCACCAGAGTCTGAAAAATATGCTCTCAATTCTCACAACAATGACGAAGTTTATGTCGTACCTGCCTTTACAGGTCTAGGGGCTCCATACTGGAACCAAAATGCTCGTGGTTCGGTCTTTGGCTTAACTCGTGGAACAAGCAAAGAAGACTTTATCAAGGCAACTTTGCAATCTATCGCTTATCAAGTGCGTGACATCATCGACACGATGCAAGTGGACGCTCAGACTGCTATTCAAGTCCTCAAAGTCGACGGCGGTGCAGCTATGAACAACTTCCTCATGCAGTTCCAGGCTGACATCTTAGGAATCGATATTGCCCGCGCCAAAAATTTGGAAACAACTGCCCTAGGAGCAGCCTTCCTAGCGGGTTTGGCAGTGGGTTATTGGAAGGATTTGGATGAGTTGAAACTCTTGAATGAGACAGGAGAACTCTTTGAGCCATCTATGAACGAATCGCGCAAGAAACAACTCTACAAGGGCTGGAAGAAGGCTGTGAAAGCAACGCAAGTCTTTGCGGAAATCGATGATTAA
- a CDS encoding MIP/aquaporin family protein: protein MMKELFGEFLGTLILILLGNGVVAGVVLPKTKSNNSGWIVITMGWGIAVAVAAFVSGTLSPAHLNPAVTFAMALKGTLSWASVFPYILAQFAGAMVAQILVWLQFKPHYEAEENAGNILATFSTGPAIKNTVSNLVSEILGTFVLLLTIFALGLYDLQTGLGTFAVGTLIVGIGLSLGGTTGYALNPARDLGPRIMHSILPIPNKGDGDWSYAWIPVVGPILGATLAVLVFSLF from the coding sequence ATGATGAAAGAATTATTTGGAGAATTTTTGGGGACTTTAATCCTTATCCTCCTAGGAAATGGTGTCGTAGCAGGTGTGGTTCTTCCCAAAACTAAGAGTAACAATTCAGGATGGATTGTCATCACTATGGGATGGGGAATTGCTGTAGCCGTTGCGGCCTTTGTATCTGGCACGCTCAGTCCAGCCCACCTAAATCCAGCTGTGACGTTTGCGATGGCCTTAAAAGGAACGCTCTCTTGGGCTTCTGTTTTCCCTTATATCCTAGCCCAGTTCGCAGGAGCGATGGTGGCTCAGATTTTGGTTTGGTTGCAATTCAAACCACACTATGAGGCAGAAGAAAACGCAGGCAATATCCTAGCGACCTTTAGTACTGGACCAGCCATCAAGAACACAGTATCGAATTTGGTTAGCGAAATCCTTGGAACTTTTGTTTTGCTCTTGACAATCTTTGCCTTGGGGCTCTATGACCTTCAAACCGGTTTAGGGACCTTTGCAGTGGGAACGTTGATTGTCGGTATCGGTCTTTCACTAGGTGGGACAACGGGTTATGCCTTGAACCCAGCTCGTGATCTTGGACCTCGTATCATGCACAGCATCTTGCCAATTCCAAACAAGGGAGATGGGGACTGGTCTTATGCTTGGATTCCTGTTGTAGGACCTATCCTCGGAGCGACCCTAGCAGTTCTCGTATTTTCACTTTTCTAA
- the glpO gene encoding type 1 glycerol-3-phosphate oxidase, with amino-acid sequence MEFSKKTRKLSIKKMQERTLDLLIIGGGITGAGVALQAAASGLDTGLIEMQDFAEGTSSRSTKLVHGGLRYLKQFDVEVVSDTVSERAVVQQIAPHIPKPDPMLLPVYDEDGATFSLFRLKVAMDLYDLLAGVSNTPAANKVLSKDQVLERQPNLKKEGLVGGGVYLDFRNNDARLVIENIKRANQDGALIANHVKAEGFLFNESGKITGVVARDLLTDQVFEIKARLVINTTGPWSDKVRNLSNKGTQFSQMRPTKGVHLVVDSSKIKVSQPVYFDTGLGDGRMVFVLPRENKTYFGTTDTDYTGDLEHPKVTQEDVDYLLGIVNNRFPEANITIDDIESSWAGLRPLIAGNSASDYNGGNNGTISDESFNSLIATVEAYLSKEKTREDVESAVSKLESSTSEKHLDPSAVSRGSSLDRDDNGLLTLAGGKITDYRKMAEGAMERVVDILKAEFDRSFKLINSKTYPVSGGELNPANVDSEIEAFAQLGVSRGLDSKEAHYLANLYGSNAPKVFALAHSLEQAPGLSLADTLSLHYAMRNELALSPVDFLLRRTNHMLFMRDSLDSIVEPVLDEMGRFYDWTKEEKAAYRADVEAALAQNDLAALKN; translated from the coding sequence ATGGAATTTTCAAAGAAAACACGTAAATTGTCAATTAAAAAAATGCAGGAACGCACCTTGGATCTCTTGATTATTGGTGGAGGGATTACAGGAGCTGGTGTAGCTTTGCAGGCAGCAGCCAGTGGTCTTGACACTGGTTTGATTGAAATGCAGGACTTCGCAGAAGGAACATCTAGCCGTTCAACAAAATTGGTCCACGGAGGTCTGCGTTATCTCAAGCAATTTGACGTGGAAGTGGTGTCAGATACAGTTTCTGAGCGTGCAGTGGTTCAGCAAATCGCTCCACATATTCCAAAACCAGATCCAATGCTCTTGCCAGTTTACGATGAGGATGGAGCTACCTTTAGCCTCTTCCGTCTCAAAGTAGCCATGGATTTGTATGACCTTTTGGCAGGTGTTAGCAACACGCCAGCTGCTAACAAGGTCTTGAGCAAGGATCAAGTCTTGGAACGTCAACCAAACTTGAAGAAAGAAGGTTTGGTAGGAGGTGGAGTTTACCTTGACTTCCGTAACAACGATGCGCGTCTCGTGATTGAAAACATCAAACGTGCCAACCAAGACGGTGCCCTCATTGCCAACCACGTTAAGGCAGAAGGCTTCCTCTTTAATGAAAGCGGCAAGATTACAGGTGTTGTAGCTCGTGATTTGTTGACAGACCAAGTCTTTGAAATCAAGGCCCGTCTGGTTATCAACACGACGGGTCCTTGGAGCGACAAGGTACGTAATTTGTCCAATAAGGGAACCCAATTCTCACAAATGCGTCCAACTAAGGGAGTGCACTTGGTAGTGGACTCAAGCAAGATCAAGGTTTCACAGCCAGTTTATTTTGATACAGGTTTGGGTGATGGTCGTATGGTCTTTGTTCTCCCACGTGAAAACAAGACTTACTTTGGTACAACGGATACAGACTACACAGGCGATTTGGAACATCCAAAGGTGACGCAGGAAGATGTAGATTATCTACTTGGTATTGTCAACAACCGCTTCCCAGAAGCAAACATTACCATTGACGATATCGAAAGCAGCTGGGCGGGTCTTCGTCCATTGATTGCAGGCAATAGCGCTTCTGACTACAATGGAGGAAATAACGGAACTATTAGCGATGAGAGCTTCAATAGCTTGATTGCGACTGTCGAAGCTTATCTCTCGAAAGAAAAGACGCGTGAAGATGTTGAATCTGCTGTTAGCAAGCTTGAAAGCAGCACATCTGAGAAACATTTGGACCCATCTGCAGTTTCTCGGGGTTCTAGCTTGGATCGTGATGACAATGGTCTTTTGACCCTTGCTGGTGGTAAAATTACAGACTACCGTAAGATGGCTGAAGGAGCTATGGAGCGCGTGGTCGATATTCTCAAAGCCGAATTTGACCGTAGCTTTAAACTGATCAACTCTAAGACTTACCCTGTTTCAGGTGGAGAATTGAACCCAGCAAATGTGGACTCAGAAATTGAAGCCTTTGCTCAACTTGGAGTTTCACGTGGATTGGATAGCAAGGAAGCTCACTATCTCGCAAATCTTTACGGTTCGAACGCACCGAAGGTCTTTGCCCTTGCTCACAGCTTGGAACAAGCGCCAGGACTCAGCTTGGCAGATACCTTGTCCCTTCACTATGCAATGCGCAATGAGTTGGCTCTGAGCCCAGTTGACTTCCTCCTCCGTCGTACCAACCACATGCTCTTCATGCGTGATAGTTTGGATAGCATCGTTGAGCCAGTTTTGGATGAAATGGGACGATTCTATGACTGGACAAAAGAAGAAAAAGCAGCCTACCGTGCGGATGTCGAAGCAGCTCTTGCTCAAAACGATCTAGCAGCATTAAAAAATTAA
- the dltA gene encoding D-alanine--poly(phosphoribitol) ligase subunit DltA produces MSNKPIKDMIETIEHFAQTQPTYPVYNVLGQEHTYGDLKADSDSLAAAIDRLGLPEKSPVVVFGGQEYEMLATFVALTKSGHAYIPIDSHSALERVSAIVEVAEPSLIIAISDFPLEQTSTPMLNLEQVHEDFAQASSYEITHPVKGDDNYYIIFTSGTTGKPKGVQISHDNLLSFTNWMITDKEFATPSRPQMLAQPPYSFDLSVMYWAPTLALGGTLFALPSAITQDFKQLFATIFSLPIAIWTSTPSFADMAMLSEDFNSEKMPGITHFYFDGEELTVKTAQKLRERFPNAQIINAYGPTEATVALSAVAVTDEMLATLKRLPIGYTKADSPTFIIDEEGKKLPNGEQGEIIVSGPAVSKGYMNNPEKTAEAFFEFEGLPAYHTGDVGTMTDEGLLLYGGRMDFQIKFNGYRIELEDVSQNLNKSRYIESAVAVPRYNKDHKVQNLLAYVILKDGVRQQFERDIDITKAIKEDLADIMMSYMMPSKFLYRDSLPLTPNGKIDIKGLINEVNNR; encoded by the coding sequence GTGTCTAATAAACCGATAAAAGATATGATTGAAACGATTGAGCACTTTGCTCAAACACAGCCAACATATCCTGTCTACAATGTTTTAGGTCAAGAGCACACTTATGGTGATCTGAAGGCTGATTCAGATAGTTTAGCAGCAGCTATTGATCGACTTGGCTTGCCTGAGAAATCTCCAGTCGTCGTTTTTGGTGGTCAGGAGTATGAGATGTTGGCTACCTTTGTAGCGCTGACTAAGTCGGGGCATGCCTATATTCCAATTGACAGCCATTCGGCCTTGGAACGAGTTTCTGCTATCGTAGAAGTTGCAGAGCCAAGTTTGATTATTGCCATCTCGGATTTTCCATTAGAGCAAACTAGCACACCGATGCTGAATTTGGAGCAAGTTCATGAAGATTTTGCTCAAGCTTCTAGCTACGAGATTACGCATCCAGTCAAGGGAGATGACAACTACTACATCATCTTTACTTCTGGTACGACTGGTAAGCCAAAGGGGGTGCAGATTTCCCATGACAATCTCCTCAGTTTTACCAACTGGATGATTACAGACAAAGAATTTGCGACGCCAAGTCGTCCACAAATGCTGGCTCAGCCACCTTATTCTTTTGACCTATCTGTCATGTACTGGGCGCCAACCTTGGCACTTGGTGGTACGCTTTTCGCTCTTCCTTCAGCCATTACTCAGGACTTTAAGCAACTATTTGCGACCATCTTTTCATTGCCAATCGCTATCTGGACCTCAACGCCTTCCTTTGCAGATATGGCCATGTTGTCAGAAGATTTTAATAGTGAGAAAATGCCAGGCATTACGCATTTCTACTTTGATGGCGAAGAATTGACGGTCAAAACAGCTCAAAAACTGCGCGAGCGTTTCCCAAATGCCCAAATTATCAATGCTTACGGTCCAACAGAAGCAACAGTGGCTCTATCAGCAGTTGCCGTGACGGACGAGATGTTGGCGACTCTCAAACGCCTACCAATCGGCTATACCAAGGCTGATTCTCCAACCTTTATCATTGATGAGGAAGGTAAGAAACTGCCAAATGGTGAACAGGGAGAAATCATAGTTTCTGGGCCAGCTGTTTCAAAAGGCTATATGAATAATCCTGAAAAAACGGCAGAAGCTTTCTTTGAGTTCGAAGGTCTTCCGGCCTACCACACAGGGGATGTAGGAACGATGACAGATGAGGGCTTGCTTCTCTATGGTGGACGAATGGATTTCCAGATTAAGTTCAATGGTTATCGCATTGAGCTTGAAGATGTCTCTCAAAACCTCAACAAATCTCGCTATATCGAGTCGGCTGTTGCTGTCCCACGTTATAACAAGGACCACAAGGTGCAAAATCTACTGGCCTACGTTATCTTAAAGGACGGTGTCCGTCAGCAGTTTGAACGTGATATCGATATTACCAAGGCTATCAAAGAAGACCTAGCAGATATCATGATGTCTTATATGATGCCGTCTAAATTCCTCTATCGAGATAGCTTACCACTAACGCCTAATGGCAAGATTGACATCAAGGGCTTGATTAACGAGGTAAACAATAGATGA
- the dltD gene encoding D-alanyl-lipoteichoic acid biosynthesis protein DltD — MLKRLWLIFGPIFAAAFLVLLLIYFFPSKQSHNLMEEKYSAASISRESFKERSQKVRALTDPNMRFVPFLGSSEWIRFDSVHPAVLAEKYNRPYRPYFMGQAGAASLNQYFGLQQILPEIEEKQAVFVISPQWFTETDYEPAAFQRFFNSDQLTAFLENQSGDISAKHAATRLLKQNPSVALKGILQKLSKGEDLSDADRLIINLFARFNEKQSSLFGQFSIRGKLKYKEHVENYLKDLPDQFSYDALEEIARKDAEANTTNNDMGMENHFYTYEVKKDLKKWEGYQKNYNFLKSSEYNDLQLVLNQFAKSKVNVLFVIQPVNKKWMEYTELSEEMYQHAVEKIRYQLESQGFTNIADFSKNGGDPYFIKDTIHLGWLGWLAFDKVVNPFLTDPKPAPDYKMNDRFFSKDWATYDGNIKDFQ; from the coding sequence ATGCTTAAACGCTTGTGGCTGATCTTCGGGCCCATCTTTGCTGCAGCTTTTTTGGTTCTTTTGCTCATCTATTTCTTTCCTAGTAAACAAAGCCACAATCTGATGGAGGAGAAATACTCTGCTGCTTCCATCAGTAGGGAAAGTTTTAAAGAGAGAAGTCAAAAAGTGAGAGCGCTAACGGATCCCAATATGCGTTTTGTCCCTTTTTTAGGGTCAAGTGAATGGATTCGATTTGATAGTGTCCATCCAGCTGTTTTAGCAGAAAAATACAATCGTCCCTATCGCCCTTACTTTATGGGTCAGGCAGGAGCGGCCTCGCTTAATCAATATTTCGGTTTGCAGCAGATTCTGCCAGAAATCGAGGAAAAGCAGGCGGTGTTTGTCATCTCTCCTCAGTGGTTTACAGAGACGGATTACGAGCCAGCGGCGTTTCAGAGATTCTTTAATAGCGACCAGTTGACAGCTTTTTTGGAAAATCAATCTGGGGACATTTCGGCTAAGCATGCCGCGACGCGTTTGTTGAAGCAGAACCCGAGTGTGGCATTGAAAGGCATCCTTCAAAAGCTTTCAAAAGGAGAGGACTTGTCAGATGCTGATCGACTTATCATCAACCTCTTTGCACGATTCAATGAAAAGCAGTCCTCTCTTTTTGGTCAATTTTCCATTCGGGGGAAACTCAAGTACAAAGAACATGTAGAAAACTATTTAAAAGATCTTCCTGATCAGTTTTCCTATGACGCTTTAGAAGAAATTGCCCGTAAGGATGCAGAGGCAAATACGACCAATAACGATATGGGGATGGAGAATCATTTCTACACGTATGAGGTCAAAAAAGACTTAAAAAAATGGGAAGGGTATCAAAAAAATTATAACTTCCTAAAGTCGTCTGAATACAATGATTTGCAGCTGGTTCTCAATCAATTTGCCAAATCAAAAGTCAATGTGCTCTTTGTTATCCAGCCCGTCAACAAGAAATGGATGGAATACACAGAACTCAGTGAAGAAATGTATCAACATGCAGTGGAGAAAATTCGTTACCAGTTAGAAAGTCAAGGCTTTACCAACATTGCTGACTTTTCGAAAAATGGAGGGGATCCTTACTTTATCAAGGATACCATCCACTTAGGTTGGTTGGGCTGG
- the dltC gene encoding D-alanine--poly(phosphoribitol) ligase subunit DltC, with translation MDIKSEVIEIIDELFMEDVSDMMDEDLFDAGVLDSMGTVELIVEIENRFDIRVPVTEFGRDDWNTANKIVEGIAELKNA, from the coding sequence ATGGATATCAAATCAGAAGTTATTGAAATTATTGATGAGTTGTTTATGGAAGATGTTTCTGACATGATGGATGAAGATCTTTTTGATGCCGGTGTCTTGGATAGCATGGGAACGGTTGAGTTGATTGTTGAGATTGAAAACCGTTTTGACATTCGTGTTCCAGTGACAGAGTTCGGTCGTGATGACTGGAATACAGCTAATAAAATCGTAGAAGGTATTGCGGAGTTGAAGAATGCTTAA
- a CDS encoding teichoic acid D-Ala incorporation-associated protein DltX — protein sequence MGKHRKLYMFLGQTVLYFVILLGLLYFFSYLGQSQGTFIYNEF from the coding sequence ATGGGAAAACACAGAAAATTGTATATGTTTTTGGGACAGACCGTCCTATATTTTGTAATCTTACTTGGTTTGCTTTATTTTTTTAGTTACCTTGGTCAGAGCCAAGGAACCTTTATTTATAATGAGTTCTAG